A single region of the Epinephelus moara isolate mb chromosome 14, YSFRI_EMoa_1.0, whole genome shotgun sequence genome encodes:
- the rhd gene encoding rh blood group, D antigen — translation MAPQYAPSLRSRLAPLLLFLQTGFIVIYAFCTEIESNVKVDAITFRSFYSEFQDVNVMVILGFGFLCTFLVRYGFSGAGFNLLVAVVATQWAVILNGIESWYYRGKIRINLRSLIVAEMCAASALISIGAVLGKTNPVHLILIALLEVSGFILNEWLLQTLLRAQPLNSIMLLHIFGAFFGLMLTWILYRKGSEQRFEKEKFDRKTGLFSMLGIVFLWMFWPSFNSVLVDSHAPGRKLGAVLSTYLALAVSAVTAAGVSVLSSPKGKLNPIHMQSCIFAGGVAVGVSMSAIHQPWEAMTIGFTAALVSTIGFRYLKIHMLLAFECHDTCAVLSTHGLPGLLGWLAHLFLQIKDCDDHTTAIRFAVFHICTLLITITLSLSMGILTGLLLKWNFWRTPQNKQCFDDQAFWEFPNLAVRK, via the exons ATGGCTCCTCAATACGCACCGAGTTTACGCTCTCGTCTGGCACCTTTACTGCTGTTTCTGCAGACAGGGTTCATTGTCATATATGCGTTTTGCACTGAGATCGAAAGCAATGTAAAAGTAGATGCAATTACCTTCAGGAGCTTTTACTCTG AGTTCCAGGATGTGAATGTGATGGTGATTCTAGGTTTTGGCTTCTTATGCACTTTTCTAGTGCGGTATGGTTTCAGTGGCGCTGGATTCAACCTCCTTGTGGCTGTCGTGGCCACCCAGTGGGCAGTAATACTCAATGGAATTGAATCCTGGTATTACAGAGGAAAAATCAGGATAAACTTGAGAAG CTTAATAGTTGCTGAGATGTGTGCAGCCTCTGCCCTCATTTCAATTGGAGCTGTGCTGGGGAAGACTAACCCTGTCCACCTCATCCTCATTGCCCTACTGGAGGTGTCAGGGTTTATCCTGAATGAATGGCTCCTCCAGACTCTGCTGAGG GCCCAGCCTCTGAACAGCATCATGCTGCTTCACATCTTTGGGGCCTTCTTTGGACTCATGCTGACCTGGATCCTGTATCGGAAAGGATCCGAGCAGCGATTTGAAAAAGAGAAATTTGACCGCAAAACAGGATTATTCTCCATGTTGG GGATCGTGTTTCTCTGGATGTTTTGGCCCAGTTTTAATTCAGTCCTTGTGGACAGTCATGCTCCTGGGAGGAAGCTAGGAGCCGTCCTCAGCACCTACCTGGCCCTGGCTGTCAGTGCTGTAACAGCAGCTGGTGTGTCTGTGCTCTCCAGCCCCAAGGGAAAACTAAACCCG ATCCATATGCAGTCATGCATCTTTGCTGGCGGTGTTGCTGTTGGGGTTTCCATGTCCGCGATTCATCAGCCATGGGAAGCCATGACAATCGGATTCACTGCTGCTCTTGTATCGACCATTGGATTCCGATACCTCAAG ATCCACATGCTGCTTGCATTTGAGTGCCATGACACCTGTGCTGTCCTGAGCACACATGGACTACCTGGTCTACTGGGATGGCTGGCACATCTCTTTCTACAGATTAAAGACTGTGACGATCACACAAC GGCAATCCGGTTTGCTGTATTTCACATTTGTACTCTCCTCATCACCATCACTCTGAGTCTGTCAATGGGAATCCTTACAG GACTCCTACTGAAGTGGAACTTTTGGAGAACGCCCCAAAACAAGCAATGTTTTGATGATCAGGCTTTCTGGGAG TTTCCCAATCTTGCTGTGCGCAAATAA
- the maco1b gene encoding macoilin-2, with product MKRRNADCSKLRRPLKRNRITEGIYGSTFLYLKFLVVWALVLLADFVLEFRFEYLWPFWLFIRSVYDSFRYQGLAFSVFFVCVAFTSDIICLLFIPVQWLFFAASTYVWVQYVWHTERGVCLPTVSLWILFVYIEAAIRFKDLKNFHVDLCRPFAAHCIGYPVVTLGFGFKSYVSYKMRLRKQKEVQKENEFYMQLLQQALPPEQQMLQRQEREAEEAAAAAKGISEVDTPPVSQNGAPANKKTSAPLPELEYREKGKEGRGGGEAKKQHNSNSILPSSVDSKLQEMEYMENHMNNKRLTTELGSTENLLLKEDNNSSCSSSSSSSSKNYKNASSNAATLNSSPRGHSATNGSVPSSAPSSSSSTGKNEKKHKLAVGKGTSGGSHRDPTDNCIPNNQLSKPEALVRLEQDVKKLKADLQASRQVEQDLRSQIGSLGSAERSIRTELGQLRQENELLQNKLHNAVQAKQKDKQAVGQLEKRLKVEQEARATAEKQLADEKKRKKLEEATAARAVALAAASRGECTDTLRRRITELETECKKLTMDIKLKEDQIRELELKVQELHKYKENEKDTEVLMSALSAMQDKTQHLENSLSAETRIKLDLFSALGDAKRQLEIAQGQILQKDQEIKDLKQKIAEVMAVMPSISYTADTSSMTPVAPHYSSKFMDTNPSGLDPNASVYQPLKK from the exons ATGAAGCGGCGCAATGCGGACTGCAGCAAACTCCGACGGCCGTTAAAACGGAACCGAATCACTGAGGGTATATACGGCAG TACCTTCCTGTACCTGAAGTTCCTGGTGGTGTGGGCGCTGGTGCTACTGGCAGACTTTGTTCTGGAGTTCAGATTTGAGTACCTCTGGCCATTCTGGCTCTTCATCCGGAGTGTGTACGACTCCTTTAGATACCAGGGGCTG GCCTTTTCagtattctttgtgtgtgtggcgtTTACCTCGGACATCATTtgcctcctcttcatcccaGTGCAATGGCTATTCTTCGCTGCCAGTACCTATGTGTGGGTGCAGTATGTTTGGCACACAG AGAGAGGTGTCTGTCTGCccactgtgtctctgtggatACTCTTTGTGTACATAGAGGCAGCCATCAGATTCAAAGACCTGAAGAACTTCCATGTGGACTTGTGTCGTCCTTTTGCTGCACACTG catTGGCTACCCAGTGGTCACGCTGGGCTTTGGCTTCAAGAGTTATGTAAGCTATAAGATGCGCCTTCGGAAGCAGAAGGAGGTGCAGAAGGAGAACGAGTTTTACATGCAGCTCCTGCAGCAGGCTCTGCCTCCAGAGCAACAGATGCTTCAGAGGCAAGAGCGAGAAGCAGAAGAAG cggcagcagcagctaaaGGAATATCAGAAGTGGACACACCTCCAGTATCACAGAATGGCGCCCCAGCCAATAAAAAGACATCGGCACCACTGCCGGAGTTAGAGTATAGAGAAAAAGGGAAAGAGGGAAGGGGTGGCGGGGAGGCTAAAAAGcaacacaacagcaacagcatCCTGCCATCATCAGTGGACTCTAAACTCCAAGAGATGGAGTATATGGAGAACCATATGAATAACAAGAGACTGACCACAGAGCTGGGCAGCACAGAGAACCTGTTGCTTAAAGAGGACAACAattcctcctgcagctcctcctcctcctcctcctccaaaaactacaaaaatgcTAGCAGCAATGCCGCGACGCTTAACTCCTCGCCCCGCGGCCATAGTGCCACCAATGGCAGCGTGCCCTCCTCTGCaccatcatcctcctcttccacaGGGAAGAATGAGAAGAAGCACAAATTAGCAGTGGGGAAGGGGACGTCGGGCGGCTCCCACAGGGATCCTACGGACAACTGTATCCCCAACAACCAGCTGAGCAAGCCAGAAGCACTTGTTAG ATTGGAGCAGGATGTTAAGAAGTTGAAGGCAGACCTGCAGGCCAGCCGGCAGGTTGAGCAGGACCTGCGCAGCCAGATTGGCTCACTGGGCAGCGCTGAGCGCTCCATACGCACTGAGCTGGGCCAGCTGCGCCAGGAGAACGAACTGCTGCAAAACAA GCTCCATAATGCCGTGCAGGCAAAGCAAAAGGACAAACAGGCAGTGGGCCAACTGGAGAAGAGGCTCAAAGTAGAGCAGGAGGCTCGAGCCACCGCCGAGAAACAGCTCGCAGACGAAAAGAAACGGAAGAAGTTAGAGGAGGCCACAGCAGCCAGAGCAGTAGCACTAGCAGCAGCATCCAG AGGGGAATGCACAGACACGCTGCGGCGGCGGATCACTGAATTAGAAACAGAGTGTAAGAAACTAACAATGGATATCAAGCTAAAGGAGGACCAGATCAGAGAGCTTGAATTGAAAGTTCAG GAACTTCATAAATATAAGGAGAATGAAAAAGACACAGAGGTGCTGATGTCGGCGCTGTCAGCCATGCAGGACAAGACCCAGCACCTGGAGAACAGTCTGAGTGCAGAGACCAGGATCAAACTGGACCTCTTCTCTGCACTGGGAGACGCCAAGAGACAGCTGGAGATTGCACAAG GTCAAATCCTGCAGAAGGACCAGGAGATAAAAGATCTGAAGCAGAAGATAGCCGAAGTGATGGCCGTCATGCCCAGCATCTCCTACACAGCCGACACCAGCAGCATGACCCCTGTGGCCCCCCACTACTCTTCCAAGTTCATGGACACCAATCCCTCCGGCCTAGACCCCAACGCCTCCGTTTACCAGCCACTCAAAAAGTGA